One Phocaeicola dorei genomic region harbors:
- a CDS encoding DUF5703 domain-containing protein translates to MKNIFTFLLLVFIGGQFLWGQPANLVWNTQSRNASESMPCGGGDIGMNVWVENDDVLFYLSRSGSFDENNCLLKQGRFRVRLTPNPFAGTASFRQTLHLNDGYVSVSSDNATLIIWVDVFHPVVHVEVKTKELTSMRVNFESWRYEDRPVRKGEGQQCSYKWAIPDGLMTKRDSVCVEEDNFTFFHRNPDRTIFDVVVDQQGMNEVKEQLYNPLKNLIFGGRLSGDNLVYTGTRRGHYAGTEYLAWMYKSKKPVYKQSVHIALNTEQGTVPAWEASLARTEKEINVSKDKQATRRWWNDFWKRSFIEGEGEAGDAIRNYTLFRYMLGCNAYSQWPTKFNGGLFTFDPMYVDQIMEFTPDFRKWGGGTMTAQNQRLVYWPMLKSGDFDLMKSQFDFYLRLLPTAEARTRAYWGHAGACFTEQMENFGLPNPAEYGFKRPASFDKGLEYNAWLEYEWDTVLEFCQMILETARYDSLDISCYTPLIESSLSFFDEHYRQLALQRGRKDLDGSGKLVIYPGSACETYKMAYNPSSTIAALRSVLQTYRRKPDMLARIPEIPLRIVDGKEMIAPAQVWERVNNIETPQLYPVFPWRIYGVGREGLEIARNTYLYDPDAQKFRSHTGWKQDNIWAACLGMTEEAAQLTLEKMANGPHRFPAFWGPGYDWTPDHNWGGSGMIGMQEMLLQEADGKILLFPAWPKDWNVHFKLHATGQTTVEATLKEGAVVSLTVQPKEREKDVVNCLLNK, encoded by the coding sequence ATGAAGAATATCTTTACGTTTTTATTATTAGTATTTATTGGCGGGCAGTTTCTGTGGGGACAGCCTGCCAATTTGGTTTGGAATACTCAAAGCCGGAATGCTTCGGAGTCCATGCCTTGCGGAGGTGGGGATATCGGTATGAATGTATGGGTAGAGAATGATGATGTTCTGTTCTACCTTAGTCGTAGCGGTTCTTTTGACGAGAATAACTGTCTGTTGAAGCAGGGACGGTTTCGTGTGAGGCTCACTCCGAACCCTTTTGCCGGAACGGCTTCTTTTCGGCAGACTCTGCATCTTAATGATGGTTATGTCAGCGTAAGTAGTGATAATGCTACTCTTATTATTTGGGTGGATGTGTTTCATCCTGTGGTACATGTTGAGGTGAAGACGAAGGAACTGACTTCTATGCGTGTAAACTTTGAAAGCTGGCGTTATGAAGATCGTCCGGTGCGTAAAGGGGAAGGGCAGCAATGCTCTTACAAATGGGCCATTCCTGATGGATTGATGACTAAGCGTGACTCTGTCTGTGTGGAAGAAGATAATTTTACTTTCTTTCATCGGAATCCTGATCGGACTATTTTTGATGTGGTAGTAGACCAACAAGGTATGAATGAGGTTAAGGAACAATTATATAATCCTCTGAAAAATCTAATATTTGGCGGTCGGTTATCCGGTGATAATCTGGTTTATACCGGTACACGTCGTGGGCATTATGCGGGAACTGAATATCTGGCATGGATGTATAAAAGTAAAAAACCTGTATATAAGCAATCTGTGCACATTGCCTTGAATACGGAACAAGGTACGGTTCCTGCATGGGAAGCATCATTGGCCCGTACTGAGAAGGAAATAAATGTATCCAAAGACAAACAGGCTACCCGTCGTTGGTGGAATGATTTTTGGAAACGTAGCTTTATTGAGGGGGAAGGTGAAGCGGGAGATGCTATCCGTAACTATACACTGTTCCGCTATATGTTGGGATGTAACGCCTATAGCCAGTGGCCTACAAAGTTTAACGGGGGACTGTTTACTTTTGATCCTATGTATGTGGATCAGATAATGGAATTCACCCCTGATTTCCGGAAATGGGGAGGAGGAACCATGACTGCACAGAATCAGCGTTTGGTTTATTGGCCTATGTTGAAAAGCGGTGACTTTGACTTGATGAAATCACAATTTGACTTTTATCTGCGTTTGTTGCCGACAGCCGAAGCGCGTACTCGTGCCTATTGGGGACATGCTGGCGCTTGTTTCACTGAGCAAATGGAGAACTTTGGTCTTCCTAACCCTGCAGAGTATGGTTTTAAGCGTCCTGCGAGTTTTGATAAAGGCTTGGAATATAATGCATGGTTAGAATACGAATGGGATACCGTTCTTGAGTTCTGTCAGATGATATTGGAAACAGCACGTTATGACAGTTTGGATATCAGCTGTTATACTCCTTTAATAGAAAGTTCGCTTAGTTTCTTTGATGAACATTATCGTCAGCTTGCGTTACAACGTGGCCGTAAGGATTTGGATGGTAGCGGTAAACTAGTGATTTATCCAGGATCGGCTTGTGAAACTTATAAGATGGCCTACAATCCATCCTCAACCATTGCTGCACTGCGCTCTGTTTTACAAACTTATAGGCGTAAACCGGATATGCTGGCACGTATTCCTGAGATTCCTTTGCGCATAGTGGATGGGAAGGAAATGATTGCTCCGGCACAGGTTTGGGAACGGGTGAATAATATTGAAACCCCTCAACTTTATCCCGTGTTTCCCTGGCGTATTTACGGAGTGGGCAGGGAAGGTCTGGAAATAGCTCGTAATACCTATTTATATGATCCTGATGCCCAGAAATTCCGTTCCCATACCGGGTGGAAGCAAGATAATATTTGGGCAGCCTGTCTGGGAATGACAGAGGAGGCTGCACAACTTACCTTAGAGAAAATGGCAAACGGCCCTCATCGTTTTCCCGCTTTTTGGGGACCAGGCTATGACTGGACGCCTGATCATAACTGGGGAGGCAGTGGCATGATAGGTATGCAGGAAATGCTGTTGCAGGAAGCCGATGGAAAGATTTTATTGTTTCCTGCGTGGCCAAAAGATTGGAATGTGCATTTCAAATTGCATGCTACAGGGCAAACCACTGTAGAAGCTACTCTGAAAGAGGGTGCAGTGGTTAGCTTGACCGTACAACCTAAAGAACGGGAAAAAGATGTGGTAAATTGTTTACTGAATAAATAA
- a CDS encoding linear amide C-N hydrolase, translated as MVMKKILIALALLLTGIASGSACTGISFLAEDGGYVQARTIEWGNSYLPSEYVVVPRGQELVSYTPTGVNGLRFRAKYGMVGLAIIQKDFVAEGLNEVGLSAGLFYFPHYGKYEEYDEAQNATTLSDLQVVNWMLSQFATIDEVKAAIEGVKVVSLDKPGKSSTVHWRIGDAKGNQVVLEFVDGVPHFYENRVGVLTNSPDFPWQVTNLNNYVNLYPGAVTPQQWGGVTIFPFGAGAGFHGIPGDVTPPSRFVRVAFYKATASACPTAYDAILQSFHILNNFDIPVGIEHASGKAPDIPSATQWTSAIDLTNRKVYYKTAYNNNIRCINMKKIDFDKVKYQSYPLDKELKQPIEEIIVK; from the coding sequence ATGGTTATGAAAAAGATTTTAATAGCTTTGGCCTTGTTGCTGACTGGCATTGCAAGCGGATCGGCATGTACCGGTATTTCGTTCCTGGCCGAAGATGGTGGATATGTGCAGGCACGTACCATAGAGTGGGGGAATAGTTACCTTCCGAGTGAGTATGTTGTTGTTCCCAGAGGACAAGAATTGGTATCTTATACTCCAACGGGTGTAAATGGCTTGAGATTTCGGGCTAAATATGGTATGGTAGGACTGGCTATCATTCAGAAAGACTTTGTGGCTGAAGGACTGAATGAAGTAGGACTTTCGGCTGGATTGTTTTATTTTCCTCATTATGGGAAGTATGAAGAATATGATGAGGCTCAAAATGCAACTACTTTGTCGGATTTGCAGGTGGTGAACTGGATGCTTTCCCAGTTTGCTACTATAGACGAAGTGAAAGCAGCTATAGAAGGGGTGAAGGTGGTGTCTCTTGATAAACCTGGTAAAAGTTCTACGGTACATTGGCGCATTGGCGATGCTAAAGGAAATCAAGTGGTATTGGAGTTTGTGGATGGTGTTCCTCATTTTTATGAAAACAGGGTAGGAGTACTCACCAATTCTCCCGATTTTCCATGGCAGGTGACTAACTTGAATAATTATGTAAATTTGTATCCGGGGGCTGTCACTCCACAGCAATGGGGTGGGGTGACTATTTTCCCTTTTGGCGCAGGTGCTGGATTCCATGGCATTCCGGGGGATGTGACTCCTCCATCCCGTTTTGTTCGTGTAGCGTTTTATAAGGCAACAGCTTCGGCGTGCCCTACAGCGTATGACGCTATATTACAAAGTTTTCATATTCTGAATAATTTTGATATTCCTGTCGGTATAGAACATGCGTCAGGAAAAGCACCTGATATTCCCAGTGCTACACAATGGACTTCGGCTATTGATTTGACAAACAGGAAAGTGTATTATAAAACGGCATATAATAACAATATTCGTTGTATTAATATGAAGAAGATTGATTTTGATAAAGTGAAATATCAGTCGTATCCATTGGATAAGGAGTTGAAACAACCTATAGAAGAGATTATTGTGAAATAG
- a CDS encoding sugar transferase — MKKSRYTRYFKYPLDCLIAAFLILLTSPVLLSTILLLAIANRGSGIFFLQERPGKNGKIFRIIKFKTMNDRKDCRGNFLPDSLRMTPIGKIVRATSVDELPQLFNVLKGDMALIGPRPLLVQYLPLYNEEQARRHEVRPGITGWAQVNGRNAISWKKKFELDIWYVDHVCFMTDMMIFYKTLKCVISRKGISQKGEATTKPFDGNN, encoded by the coding sequence ATGAAGAAGAGCAGATATACCCGTTATTTCAAATATCCGCTGGACTGTCTTATAGCCGCCTTTCTGATATTATTGACCTCTCCTGTCCTATTGTCAACCATCTTGTTACTTGCCATAGCCAACAGGGGTAGCGGCATTTTTTTCCTTCAGGAACGTCCGGGAAAGAACGGAAAAATATTCAGGATCATCAAGTTTAAAACCATGAATGACCGGAAAGACTGTCGCGGAAACTTTTTACCCGACAGCTTACGAATGACCCCCATAGGGAAAATAGTCCGTGCCACCTCCGTTGACGAACTGCCTCAACTTTTCAACGTATTGAAAGGAGACATGGCTCTGATCGGCCCCCGTCCATTATTGGTACAATACCTGCCTCTATACAATGAAGAGCAAGCAAGAAGACATGAAGTGCGCCCCGGCATTACTGGATGGGCACAAGTAAATGGAAGAAACGCAATCAGCTGGAAAAAGAAATTCGAACTGGATATCTGGTACGTAGACCATGTTTGCTTCATGACAGACATGATGATATTTTACAAAACACTCAAATGCGTTATCAGCCGCAAAGGCATATCCCAAAAGGGAGAGGCAACCACGAAACCATTTGACGGAAACAATTAG
- a CDS encoding acetyltransferase: MYLYGAGGHAKVIMDILKENSTELTGIIDDNPHIQEWMEYHVLSYDPKRMFPILISIGNNSIRKNIAEQLYKKNAVFGTVISIHAIVSPYTKIGEGSVVMQGSILQSCCQTGKHCIVNTGAAIDHECILEDYVHVSPHATLCGNVEVGEGSWIGAGAVINPGVKIGKWTIIGSGSVVCKDIPDGVTACGSPCRIIKNNPQP; this comes from the coding sequence ATGTATTTATACGGAGCCGGCGGACACGCCAAAGTGATCATGGATATACTGAAAGAAAACAGCACTGAACTGACGGGCATCATAGATGATAATCCCCACATACAGGAATGGATGGAATATCATGTTCTTTCCTACGATCCAAAACGAATGTTCCCGATACTTATCAGTATCGGAAACAACAGCATCCGAAAAAATATAGCGGAACAATTGTATAAAAAAAACGCTGTATTCGGTACGGTCATCTCTATCCATGCCATTGTTTCCCCCTATACAAAAATAGGAGAAGGCAGTGTTGTCATGCAAGGAAGTATATTGCAAAGTTGCTGCCAAACAGGTAAACATTGCATTGTCAACACTGGCGCCGCTATTGATCATGAATGTATATTGGAAGACTATGTACATGTCTCGCCACACGCCACATTATGTGGCAATGTGGAAGTGGGGGAAGGCTCATGGATAGGTGCCGGAGCAGTGATCAACCCCGGAGTTAAAATAGGCAAATGGACCATTATCGGATCAGGATCAGTAGTGTGCAAAGACATACCTGACGGAGTGACAGCCTGTGGTTCACCGTGCCGGATTATAAAAAATAATCCACAACCATGA
- a CDS encoding glycosyltransferase family 4 protein, translating to MKPKVIRISTVPLSLHLLLQGQLKMLAETYEVLAVSSSGEELHKVAEREGVRTCAIPMERHIAPLKDLIALIRLIILFRKEKPQIVHSLTPKAGLLAMMAARICRVPIRIHTFTGLVFPSTTGWKQQLLIATDKLTCACATYLNPEGKGVRRDLERFHITSRALHLIGNGNINGIDLAYFDRTPEVMRQAEIYRRNPCFTFCFVGRLVRDKGINELVSAFVRLQQEFTNCRLCLVGDFEAELDPVTPETAEHIHKHPAIKFMGWQEDIRPFLAAADAFVFPSYREGFPNVILQAGAMGLPCIVTNINGCNEIIENGKNGIIIPPHDSEYLYRTMCGFLSSPRLVEQLASAARPQIVQKYDRRTLWEALRKVYQEQISNLTK from the coding sequence ATGAAACCCAAAGTAATACGCATATCCACCGTTCCCCTTTCGCTCCATCTCCTGCTGCAAGGACAGTTGAAGATGTTGGCAGAAACTTATGAAGTATTAGCTGTCTCTTCGTCCGGAGAGGAATTACACAAAGTAGCGGAAAGAGAAGGCGTCAGAACTTGCGCTATCCCGATGGAGCGCCACATTGCCCCTTTGAAAGACTTGATTGCACTGATCAGGCTCATCATCCTGTTCCGCAAAGAAAAACCGCAGATAGTCCACTCGCTGACACCCAAGGCGGGGCTGTTGGCCATGATGGCCGCCCGAATATGCAGGGTTCCCATCCGGATCCACACTTTCACAGGACTAGTATTCCCTTCAACTACAGGTTGGAAACAGCAGTTATTAATTGCTACAGACAAACTCACTTGTGCCTGTGCGACCTACCTCAATCCGGAAGGGAAAGGTGTGAGGAGAGATCTGGAACGTTTCCATATCACCAGCCGGGCATTGCATCTTATCGGAAACGGTAACATCAACGGAATTGACCTTGCTTATTTTGACCGGACACCGGAGGTAATGAGACAAGCGGAAATCTATCGCCGGAACCCCTGTTTCACTTTTTGCTTCGTCGGACGATTGGTGCGGGATAAAGGTATCAACGAACTGGTTTCAGCTTTTGTCCGCCTGCAACAGGAATTTACAAACTGTCGTCTTTGCCTAGTGGGAGACTTTGAAGCGGAACTGGATCCGGTAACTCCTGAAACAGCAGAACATATACACAAACATCCCGCCATAAAATTTATGGGATGGCAAGAGGATATCCGCCCTTTTTTAGCCGCTGCGGATGCCTTCGTATTCCCCAGTTACCGGGAAGGATTCCCCAATGTAATATTACAAGCCGGAGCGATGGGATTACCTTGCATCGTAACGAACATCAACGGATGTAACGAAATCATTGAAAACGGAAAGAACGGTATCATTATTCCTCCTCATGACAGCGAATACCTATATCGCACCATGTGCGGATTTCTCTCTTCTCCACGGCTCGTAGAACAATTGGCCTCGGCTGCCCGCCCACAGATTGTTCAAAAATACGACCGCCGGACGCTATGGGAAGCCTTACGAAAGGTCTATCAAGAACAGATTTCAAATCTAACAAAATAA
- a CDS encoding YdcF family protein encodes MVISLAINPTTYIVIFLLLGVVLKSKRWKRLCLTLSALLFLLFSNGALYQWIAEQWYKEYDRPLPERKQYTYGIVLGGYSYWDWKRSRPEFSEIADRLLEGIRLYKHGCIRKLVLASDGSIIESKDGKGLQGNAADMKQYLADLGMPLEDVILETRANNTWENATFTLELIGNSMKTESTLLITSATHMRRSLWTFHAAGLNPDTYITDTFPEIKGEKTNFLPSWHVLASWPELTHEWVGYLYYRLRHKPSV; translated from the coding sequence ATGGTTATTTCACTTGCTATCAATCCAACAACCTATATCGTTATTTTTCTTCTCTTAGGGGTGGTCCTAAAATCTAAACGATGGAAAAGGCTCTGTCTCACTTTGTCAGCCTTGCTTTTTCTCTTATTCTCCAACGGTGCACTCTATCAATGGATTGCCGAACAATGGTACAAGGAATATGACCGCCCCCTACCTGAAAGGAAACAATATACATACGGCATCGTGCTGGGCGGCTACAGCTATTGGGACTGGAAACGAAGCCGACCCGAATTTAGCGAGATTGCCGACCGGTTATTAGAAGGCATCCGGCTGTACAAGCATGGATGCATCCGGAAACTGGTGTTAGCTTCAGACGGTTCGATCATCGAAAGCAAAGACGGAAAAGGTTTGCAAGGAAATGCCGCGGACATGAAACAATATCTGGCAGATTTGGGCATGCCGTTGGAAGATGTCATCTTGGAAACCCGCGCAAACAACACGTGGGAAAACGCAACGTTCACGTTAGAGCTGATCGGTAACAGTATGAAAACGGAATCGACCCTGCTGATTACCTCCGCGACCCACATGCGCAGGTCGCTATGGACCTTCCATGCAGCGGGGCTGAATCCGGACACATATATCACCGATACGTTTCCCGAAATAAAGGGGGAAAAAACGAATTTCCTGCCATCTTGGCACGTCTTGGCTTCCTGGCCAGAACTAACGCACGAATGGGTGGGGTATCTTTATTATCGTTTACGACACAAACCATCTGTATGA